The following are encoded in a window of Amphibacillus xylanus NBRC 15112 genomic DNA:
- the adhE gene encoding bifunctional acetaldehyde-CoA/alcohol dehydrogenase, protein MVAVVKKKEKDNQVKLSAQEQIDRLAAQGKKALKEMKKLTQEQIDHIVKEMALAGLDHHMYLAKFAVEETGRGVYEDKIIKNMFATEYVYHNVKYDKTVGVINENPHDGVVEIAEPIGVIAGVTPVTNPTSTTLFKSIISIKTGNPIIFAFHPSAQKSSSEAARIVYQAAVKAGAPENCIQWIEQPSIEATQALMKHKDIATILATGGPGMVKSAYSSGKPALGVGAGNVPCYIEKSVDIKRAVNDLILSKTFDNGMICASEQAMIVDEEIYDMVKQEMIDNNCYFLSPAEKAKVEKTVINEETASVNPDIVGMSPVYIAEKAGIKVPENTKILVAELTGVGPKHPLSREKLSPVLAAYKVKSTEEGMKRAEEMLEFGGLGHSAVIHSNDQDVIDEYGSRMKAGRIIVNAPSSQGAIGDIYNAYMPSLTLGCGSYGGNSVSTNVGAIHLINVKHMARRNNNMQWFKIPPKVYFEKNSVQYLAKMPNISKAFIVTDEMMVKLGYVDKVLYHLRKRSDYVHCEIFSDVEPDPSKETVMRGAEAMAAFNPDVIIAIGGGSPMDAAKGMWLFHEHPETDFNGLKQKFLDIRKRVYKYPKLGHKAQFVAIPTTSGTGSEVTSFSVITDKELNVKYPLADYELTPDVAIIDPQFVMTVPKTVTADTGMDVLTHAIEAYVSNMANDYTDGLAIRAIQLIFEYLPLAYKDGSNELAREKVHNASTIAGMAFANAFLGINHSLAHKIGGEFGIAHGRANAVLMPHVIRYNAQKPTKFVSFPKYEHFIADKRYAEIAKALDLPARTAEEGVESLINAIYKLAKQLDIPMSLAENGVDEKEFNEKLDYLADKAFEDQCTTANPKLPLVTELAEVLRQAYKG, encoded by the coding sequence ATGGTAGCCGTTGTTAAAAAGAAAGAAAAAGATAACCAAGTTAAATTGTCAGCTCAAGAACAAATTGATCGATTAGCAGCTCAAGGTAAAAAAGCATTAAAAGAAATGAAAAAACTAACTCAAGAACAAATCGATCATATTGTAAAGGAAATGGCTCTTGCTGGATTAGATCATCATATGTATTTAGCGAAATTTGCTGTCGAAGAAACAGGACGCGGAGTCTATGAAGATAAGATTATTAAAAATATGTTTGCTACTGAATATGTCTATCACAATGTTAAATATGATAAAACTGTTGGTGTAATAAATGAAAATCCTCACGATGGTGTTGTTGAAATTGCTGAACCAATTGGTGTAATCGCTGGGGTAACACCTGTTACAAACCCGACATCAACAACTCTGTTTAAATCAATTATTTCTATTAAAACTGGTAATCCAATAATATTTGCGTTTCACCCTTCTGCACAAAAATCAAGTTCAGAAGCAGCTAGAATTGTATATCAAGCAGCTGTAAAAGCTGGAGCACCAGAAAACTGTATTCAGTGGATTGAACAACCTTCAATTGAAGCAACGCAAGCTTTAATGAAGCATAAGGATATTGCAACAATTTTAGCAACTGGTGGACCAGGCATGGTTAAATCTGCTTATAGTTCAGGTAAACCAGCACTTGGTGTAGGTGCAGGGAACGTACCTTGCTATATTGAAAAATCTGTTGACATTAAACGTGCTGTAAATGACCTTATTCTATCAAAAACGTTTGATAACGGTATGATTTGTGCTTCAGAACAAGCGATGATTGTTGACGAAGAAATTTACGATATGGTGAAACAAGAAATGATCGATAACAACTGTTATTTCTTATCACCAGCAGAAAAAGCTAAAGTTGAAAAAACTGTAATCAATGAAGAAACAGCTTCAGTTAACCCAGATATCGTTGGTATGAGTCCAGTATATATTGCTGAAAAAGCAGGCATTAAAGTTCCTGAAAACACAAAAATTTTAGTTGCCGAATTAACTGGCGTTGGACCTAAGCATCCACTATCTCGCGAAAAACTGAGTCCAGTTTTAGCAGCTTACAAGGTTAAAAGCACTGAAGAAGGTATGAAACGTGCAGAAGAAATGCTGGAATTTGGTGGTTTAGGTCACTCAGCAGTTATTCATTCAAATGATCAAGATGTTATTGATGAGTATGGATCAAGAATGAAAGCAGGTCGTATTATTGTAAATGCGCCATCTTCTCAAGGAGCAATTGGAGATATTTACAATGCTTACATGCCTTCACTTACTTTAGGCTGTGGTTCTTACGGAGGTAACTCTGTTTCAACTAACGTTGGAGCAATTCACTTAATCAACGTTAAGCACATGGCACGTCGAAACAATAACATGCAATGGTTCAAGATACCGCCAAAAGTGTATTTTGAGAAGAACTCAGTTCAATATTTAGCTAAAATGCCTAATATATCAAAAGCATTTATTGTTACTGATGAGATGATGGTTAAGCTTGGCTACGTTGATAAAGTACTATATCACTTACGTAAAAGATCAGATTATGTTCACTGTGAAATTTTCTCTGATGTAGAGCCTGATCCATCGAAGGAAACAGTTATGCGAGGAGCAGAGGCAATGGCAGCCTTTAATCCAGACGTTATCATTGCTATTGGCGGTGGTTCACCGATGGATGCTGCTAAAGGTATGTGGTTATTCCACGAGCACCCTGAAACTGACTTTAACGGCTTGAAACAAAAATTCTTAGATATTCGTAAACGTGTCTATAAATATCCTAAACTAGGTCATAAAGCACAATTTGTTGCGATTCCAACTACATCTGGTACTGGTTCAGAAGTAACATCATTCTCTGTTATTACAGATAAAGAGCTAAATGTGAAATATCCGTTAGCTGATTATGAGCTAACTCCAGACGTAGCAATTATTGACCCACAATTTGTTATGACAGTACCTAAGACAGTAACAGCTGATACTGGTATGGACGTCTTAACACACGCGATTGAAGCTTACGTTTCAAATATGGCGAATGATTACACTGACGGTTTAGCTATTCGTGCGATTCAATTAATCTTTGAATACTTACCATTAGCATATAAAGATGGTAGCAATGAATTGGCACGTGAAAAAGTTCATAACGCTTCAACAATTGCTGGTATGGCATTTGCCAATGCATTCTTAGGTATTAACCACAGTCTCGCACACAAAATTGGTGGAGAGTTTGGTATCGCTCACGGTCGAGCGAATGCAGTATTAATGCCACACGTCATTCGTTATAACGCACAGAAACCAACTAAGTTTGTCTCATTCCCTAAATATGAGCACTTTATTGCAGACAAACGTTATGCTGAGATTGCTAAAGCACTTGATTTACCTGCAAGAACAGCTGAAGAAGGCGTTGAGAGTCTAATCAATGCCATTTACAAACTAGCTAAACAACTTGATATTCCTATGAGTCTTGCTGAAAATGGCGTTGACGAAAAAGAATTTAATGAAAAACTTGATTATTTAGCTGATAAGGCATTCGAAGATCAATGTACAACAGCAAATCCAAAGTTACCACTTGTAACTGAACTTGCTGAAGTTCTTCGTCAAGCTTATAAAGGATAA
- the pflB gene encoding formate C-acetyltransferase has protein sequence MKVADEVTKNNPWEGFREGNWQNEIDVRDFIMKNFTLYEGTDEFLAGPTQATKELWDQVMELTKEERERGGVYDLDTKIVSTIISHDAGYLDKEKEKVVGFQTDVPFKRSLQPFGGIRMATTAAESYGYKLDEEVEKIFTEYRKTHNQGVFDAYTPEIRAARRAGVVTGLPDAYGRGRIIGDYRRVALYGVDKLIEAKKADLAIIGGNGVMSDDVIRDREEHMEQIRALQELKKLGEIYGFDISKPAKNAQEAFQWLYLGYLAAIKEQNGAAMSLGRTSTFLDIYIERDLQNGVLTEEEAQELVDHFVMKLRLVKFARTPEYNELFSGDPTWVTESIAGIAEDGRPLVTKNSFRFLHTLDNLGPAPEPNLTVLWSTKLPTNFKNYCAEMSIKTSAIQYENDDIMRTHYGDDYGIACCVSAMRIGKQMQFFGARVNLAKALLYAINGGVDEVSKAQVGPTYAPITSEYLDYDEVMKKYDVMLDWLSGVYVNALNIIHYMHDKYSYERIEMALHDREVLRTMACGIAGLSVVVDSLSAIKHAKVRTIRDENGIVVDYEIEGDYPKYGNNDDRVDQIGVDLVKSFMNKIKQHKTYRNSVHTQSILTITSNVVYGKKTGNTPDGRKAGEPFAPGANPLHGRDTNGSLASLNSVAKMPYDYALDGISNTFSIVPKALGKDLESQKANLAAMLDGYAKKKGHHLNVNVFDRETLLDAMERPEEYPQLTIRVSGYAVNFIKLTREQQIDVINRTFHESL, from the coding sequence ATGAAAGTAGCAGATGAAGTTACAAAAAACAATCCTTGGGAAGGTTTCCGTGAAGGTAATTGGCAAAACGAAATTGATGTTCGTGACTTTATAATGAAAAACTTTACTTTATACGAAGGAACAGATGAATTCTTGGCGGGACCAACACAAGCAACAAAAGAATTATGGGACCAAGTAATGGAATTAACTAAAGAAGAGCGTGAGCGAGGTGGTGTTTATGATCTAGATACAAAGATCGTTTCAACAATCATCTCTCATGATGCAGGTTACTTGGATAAAGAGAAAGAAAAAGTTGTCGGTTTCCAAACTGACGTACCATTCAAACGTTCTTTACAACCATTTGGTGGTATTAGAATGGCAACTACTGCAGCTGAATCATATGGTTATAAGTTAGATGAAGAAGTAGAGAAAATCTTTACAGAATATCGTAAGACACATAACCAAGGTGTTTTCGATGCATATACTCCAGAAATTCGTGCAGCACGTCGCGCAGGTGTCGTAACAGGTTTACCTGATGCTTATGGACGTGGACGTATTATTGGTGATTACCGTCGAGTTGCACTTTATGGTGTTGATAAATTAATCGAAGCGAAAAAAGCTGACTTAGCAATTATCGGTGGTAACGGTGTTATGTCAGATGATGTAATCCGTGACCGTGAAGAGCACATGGAACAAATCCGTGCACTACAAGAATTGAAAAAATTAGGTGAAATTTACGGCTTCGATATTTCTAAGCCTGCAAAAAATGCTCAAGAGGCATTCCAATGGTTATACCTTGGTTACCTAGCAGCAATTAAAGAGCAAAATGGTGCGGCAATGAGTCTTGGTCGTACATCAACATTCCTAGACATTTATATTGAACGAGACCTACAAAATGGTGTATTAACTGAAGAAGAAGCACAAGAATTAGTAGATCACTTCGTTATGAAGTTACGTCTTGTGAAATTCGCTAGAACACCTGAATATAATGAATTATTTAGTGGAGACCCAACTTGGGTAACTGAGTCTATCGCAGGTATTGCTGAGGATGGTCGCCCACTAGTTACTAAAAACTCATTCCGTTTCTTGCACACACTAGATAACTTAGGACCTGCGCCTGAGCCAAACTTAACGGTACTATGGTCAACTAAGTTACCAACAAACTTCAAGAACTATTGTGCAGAAATGTCAATTAAGACAAGTGCGATCCAGTACGAAAATGATGACATTATGCGTACACACTATGGTGATGACTATGGTATTGCATGCTGTGTGTCAGCAATGCGTATTGGTAAGCAAATGCAGTTCTTTGGTGCACGTGTTAACTTAGCTAAAGCATTACTATATGCTATTAACGGTGGTGTTGACGAAGTTTCAAAAGCACAAGTTGGACCAACTTATGCACCAATTACTTCAGAGTATCTAGATTATGATGAAGTAATGAAGAAATATGATGTTATGTTAGATTGGTTATCAGGTGTTTATGTAAATGCACTTAATATCATTCACTACATGCATGATAAATATAGCTATGAAAGAATTGAAATGGCATTACACGATCGTGAAGTATTAAGAACAATGGCTTGCGGTATTGCAGGATTATCTGTTGTTGTTGACTCACTAAGTGCCATTAAACATGCAAAAGTTCGTACAATCCGTGACGAAAATGGTATCGTTGTTGATTACGAGATTGAAGGAGATTATCCGAAATACGGTAATAACGACGACCGCGTTGACCAAATTGGTGTTGACTTAGTTAAATCATTTATGAATAAGATTAAACAACATAAGACATACCGTAATTCAGTTCATACACAATCAATCCTTACAATTACTTCAAACGTTGTGTATGGTAAGAAAACTGGTAACACGCCTGATGGACGTAAAGCTGGTGAGCCATTTGCTCCAGGAGCTAACCCATTACACGGCCGTGACACTAACGGTTCATTAGCATCATTAAACTCTGTTGCTAAAATGCCTTATGACTATGCTTTAGATGGTATTTCTAATACATTCTCAATCGTTCCTAAAGCATTAGGTAAAGACCTAGAAAGTCAGAAAGCTAACCTAGCAGCAATGTTAGATGGTTATGCTAAGAAGAAAGGTCACCACTTGAACGTTAACGTGTTTGACCGCGAAACATTATTAGATGCAATGGAGCGTCCAGAGGAATATCCTCAATTAACAATCCGTGTATCAGGTTACGCTGTTAACTTCATTAAGTTGACTAGAGAACAACAAATTGATGTTATTAACCGTACTTTCCACGAAAGTCTATAA
- the pflA gene encoding pyruvate formate-lyase-activating protein, with protein sequence MTVKGRIHSIETLGTVDGPGLRYVIFTQGCLLRCQFCHNPDTWKMSGGKEMTVAEIIEDIKDFQPYFESSNGGVTVSGGEPLLQAEFLLELFTELKKLGIHTCIDTSGGCFSRSPRFMKTLDALLEVTDLILYDLKQIDDEKHKKLTGVSNSHILDMARYLDEKQVPIWVRHVLVPGGSDDDQLLQRLSDFIATLSNVQKIDVLPYHELGVYKWSELGLDYPLQGVKPPTEDRVKNAEDILNRRKTIPLN encoded by the coding sequence ATGACAGTTAAAGGCCGGATTCACTCAATTGAAACATTAGGTACTGTAGATGGACCAGGGTTACGTTATGTAATATTTACACAAGGATGCTTACTGCGTTGTCAGTTCTGTCATAATCCAGATACATGGAAGATGTCAGGTGGTAAGGAAATGACTGTTGCAGAAATTATAGAAGACATTAAGGATTTCCAACCATACTTTGAATCATCTAATGGGGGAGTAACAGTAAGTGGTGGTGAACCACTTCTCCAAGCGGAGTTTCTGCTAGAACTATTTACGGAGCTTAAGAAACTTGGTATTCATACGTGTATTGACACATCAGGTGGTTGCTTTAGTCGTTCACCAAGATTTATGAAAACACTTGATGCATTATTAGAAGTAACAGATTTAATATTATATGACCTTAAGCAAATTGATGACGAGAAGCATAAGAAGTTGACAGGTGTATCTAATAGTCACATTTTGGATATGGCACGCTATTTAGATGAAAAGCAAGTACCAATCTGGGTTCGCCACGTATTGGTACCAGGTGGAAGTGACGATGATCAGCTTCTACAACGCTTATCCGACTTTATTGCGACACTGTCTAACGTTCAGAAAATCGATGTTTTACCATATCATGAACTCGGTGTTTACAAATGGTCAGAGCTAGGATTAGACTATCCATTACAAGGAGTTAAACCACCAACTGAAGATCGAGTTAAAAATGCCGAAGACATCTTAAATCGCAGAAAAACTATTCCATTAAACTAA
- a CDS encoding organic hydroperoxide resistance protein, which translates to MSKVMFTSKATAKGGREGHVKSDDGIIDLKLVDPAGGSDEKGSNPEQLFAAGYAACYDGALNLMASRQKKEIESEITAEVSLMQDSDDKGFKIGVILNVHIKGVSQEEAEHLAELAHNFCPYSKATRNNINVNLNVKAL; encoded by the coding sequence GTGAGTAAAGTTATGTTCACTTCTAAAGCTACAGCGAAAGGCGGCAGGGAGGGTCATGTTAAATCAGATGATGGAATAATAGATTTAAAGCTGGTTGATCCAGCAGGTGGCAGTGATGAAAAAGGCTCAAACCCTGAACAGTTATTTGCTGCAGGCTATGCAGCTTGTTATGATGGAGCGCTAAACTTAATGGCATCTAGACAGAAGAAAGAGATTGAATCTGAGATAACTGCAGAAGTTAGTTTAATGCAGGATAGTGATGATAAAGGATTTAAAATAGGTGTTATTTTAAATGTTCATATAAAAGGTGTATCACAAGAGGAAGCTGAGCATTTGGCTGAACTAGCTCATAATTTCTGTCCGTACTCGAAAGCAACGCGAAACAACATTAATGTCAACTTAAATGTAAAAGCACTTTAA
- a CDS encoding flavodoxin: MEVVLVYTSMTGNTEEIAHILKDKVEAFNLSVKKFHVEFDDIMALDLKNYDAILFGTYTWGDADLPFELEDFYEDLADEDLTGKVVGLFGSCDSYYEFYGAAIEKMAEQFRAIGAEVIDPLLKIELAPEPEDDEKIDQFVEEFVKQVNNTK, translated from the coding sequence ATGGAAGTAGTATTGGTATATACGAGCATGACTGGTAATACAGAAGAAATTGCTCATATCCTTAAAGATAAAGTAGAAGCATTTAATTTATCTGTGAAGAAATTTCACGTTGAGTTTGACGATATAATGGCACTTGATTTAAAGAATTATGATGCGATTTTATTTGGAACATATACTTGGGGTGACGCTGACTTGCCATTTGAACTAGAAGATTTCTATGAAGATTTAGCAGATGAAGATCTAACGGGCAAAGTCGTCGGTCTATTCGGTTCATGTGATTCATATTATGAATTTTATGGTGCTGCAATTGAAAAAATGGCTGAACAGTTCAGAGCGATTGGGGCAGAAGTTATCGATCCATTACTTAAAATTGAGCTAGCTCCAGAACCTGAAGATGATGAAAAGATTGATCAATTCGTTGAGGAATTCGTAAAACAAGTCAACAACACGAAGTAG
- the lepB gene encoding signal peptidase I produces the protein MLKEIMSWLYAIVIALVIVVLVRTFVMTPSVVKGDSMQPNLYDGDRIIISKLSEIDRFDEIAFVAPNGVDNYVKRVIGLPGDEIEIIDDRLYINDVAYDEDYLTDMNSEEILVKYFKSTEIPDGTYFVMGDNRKFSYDSRAFGVIDEDSIIGEVVFRIWPLDSIGIVKP, from the coding sequence ATGTTAAAAGAAATCATGTCGTGGTTATACGCAATAGTAATTGCATTAGTGATTGTAGTGCTAGTAAGAACGTTTGTTATGACGCCATCAGTTGTAAAAGGAGATTCTATGCAACCGAACCTTTATGACGGTGACCGAATTATTATTAGTAAACTGAGTGAGATTGATCGATTTGATGAGATTGCATTCGTCGCACCGAATGGCGTAGATAATTATGTTAAACGTGTCATCGGACTTCCAGGTGATGAAATTGAGATTATTGATGATCGCTTATATATTAATGATGTTGCCTACGATGAAGACTATTTAACAGACATGAACTCAGAAGAAATATTAGTTAAATATTTTAAATCAACAGAAATACCAGATGGAACTTATTTTGTGATGGGTGATAATCGTAAATTTAGCTATGACAGCAGAGCATTTGGTGTGATTGATGAAGATTCAATTATTGGCGAAGTTGTTTTTAGAATCTGGCCGTTAGATTCAATCGGTATCGTTAAACCATAA
- the thiD gene encoding bifunctional hydroxymethylpyrimidine kinase/phosphomethylpyrimidine kinase, producing the protein MSNVKIALTIAGTDPTGGAGIQADLKTFQEREVYGMSVLTSAVAQNTLGVLDIHHLPLDFINQQLESVFSDIKPNAIKTGMIATIEMMELISHYLREYPEIPYCLDPVMVATSGDVLMEEISQTIIKEQLVPLATVATPNLSEAEILVGRSIRTIEEMERAAIEIVAELGAKTVVVKGGHLDGEAIDVFYDGNQLYHLSSERFHTVHTHGTGCTFSAVITAELAKGKSIFEAVEQGKAYITDAIKYSLELGKGNGPTNHWGYRLQGLPNERGEK; encoded by the coding sequence ATGTCTAATGTAAAAATAGCTCTAACAATAGCGGGTACAGATCCAACTGGTGGTGCCGGGATTCAAGCGGATTTAAAAACATTTCAGGAGCGGGAAGTTTATGGCATGAGCGTTTTAACATCTGCAGTAGCGCAAAATACTTTAGGGGTTCTAGATATTCACCATCTGCCACTTGATTTCATTAATCAACAGCTAGAGTCAGTTTTTTCTGATATAAAACCAAATGCGATTAAAACAGGAATGATCGCGACAATTGAAATGATGGAATTAATTTCGCATTATTTACGAGAATATCCTGAAATCCCATACTGCTTAGATCCTGTAATGGTTGCAACAAGTGGTGATGTATTAATGGAAGAGATCTCACAGACTATTATAAAAGAACAGTTAGTTCCATTAGCTACAGTGGCTACACCAAATTTGTCAGAAGCAGAGATATTAGTTGGAAGGTCAATTCGCACGATCGAAGAAATGGAAAGAGCAGCTATTGAAATTGTCGCTGAACTTGGAGCTAAAACTGTTGTCGTTAAAGGAGGCCATCTTGATGGTGAGGCAATAGATGTTTTTTATGATGGTAATCAGTTGTATCATCTAAGTTCAGAGCGATTTCATACGGTTCATACACATGGAACGGGCTGCACGTTCTCTGCTGTAATAACTGCAGAACTTGCCAAAGGAAAATCAATTTTTGAAGCGGTCGAGCAAGGGAAGGCTTATATAACCGATGCCATTAAGTATTCATTAGAATTAGGGAAAGGTAACGGACCGACGAACCACTGGGGTTATCGTTTACAGGGCTTGCCGAATGAGCGTGGTGAGAAATAA
- the thiM gene encoding hydroxyethylthiazole kinase — translation MKQSIIKLVEQIKQERPLIHNITNQVVMNFTANGLYALGALPIMAHEKNEVKEIVAHADALVLNIGTLTTEILESMIVAGHAANKKGIPVVFDPVGVGVTTFRSHAAQRIMSEINLSLIRGNAAEISHLAGLRATARGVDASEVLDGPSIIKQSTQKLNVPILMTGKVDYIANQEILYQVSNGSELLTKVTGAGCLLSSIAGAFLAVSESCILAVVAAVSYFTIAAEKAAEKTSFPGQFQIELLDALSSITEADIIDRLCLEKVGE, via the coding sequence ATGAAACAATCAATCATTAAACTTGTTGAACAAATCAAGCAAGAGCGACCATTGATCCATAATATCACAAATCAAGTCGTAATGAATTTTACTGCGAATGGATTATACGCACTTGGCGCATTGCCGATTATGGCACATGAAAAAAATGAAGTAAAAGAGATCGTTGCACATGCAGATGCGCTCGTATTAAATATTGGGACATTAACAACGGAAATATTGGAATCGATGATCGTAGCGGGTCATGCTGCAAATAAAAAAGGCATTCCAGTTGTGTTTGACCCAGTTGGTGTAGGTGTCACGACATTTCGTAGCCATGCAGCTCAACGAATTATGTCAGAGATTAATTTATCACTTATTCGAGGAAATGCAGCAGAGATAAGTCATTTAGCTGGTCTTAGAGCAACAGCTAGAGGTGTCGATGCTTCGGAAGTTTTAGATGGGCCATCTATTATTAAGCAATCAACTCAGAAGCTTAATGTTCCAATTTTAATGACAGGGAAAGTTGATTATATTGCTAATCAAGAAATTCTTTATCAAGTATCCAATGGATCAGAATTATTAACAAAAGTAACGGGTGCGGGATGCTTACTGTCATCAATTGCAGGTGCTTTCTTGGCGGTTAGCGAATCGTGTATTTTAGCAGTAGTAGCTGCAGTTAGTTATTTTACAATTGCGGCAGAGAAGGCAGCAGAAAAGACATCTTTCCCAGGACAGTTTCAAATTGAATTATTAGATGCTCTATCTAGTATTACTGAAGCTGATATTATAGATCGACTTTGCTTAGAGAAAGTAGGTGAATAG
- the thiE gene encoding thiamine phosphate synthase: protein MVFNRESLAVYFILGSQNVKDKDPLFILEEALKGGISCFQFREKGFSAKSGSEKYDLARQMQKLCHQYRVPFFVNDDLELAINLNADGIHVGQDDIPVNQIREIAPETMKIGLSTTSVEEAIEAARLGVDYIGVGPIFPTMTKSDAKAPISLSGIQKIRNAVSDIPIVAIGGIELTDVVSVRKAGADGVAVISAISLADEPQLAAQAFVNLSANQ from the coding sequence GTGGTATTTAATCGAGAATCATTAGCTGTCTATTTTATTTTAGGTAGCCAGAATGTGAAGGATAAAGATCCGCTTTTCATCTTAGAAGAAGCATTAAAGGGTGGGATCAGTTGTTTTCAATTTCGAGAGAAAGGTTTTAGCGCTAAATCGGGGTCTGAAAAATATGATTTAGCAAGACAAATGCAAAAGCTCTGTCACCAATATCGCGTTCCGTTTTTTGTCAATGATGATCTTGAACTAGCTATTAATCTCAATGCAGATGGCATTCATGTTGGACAGGATGATATACCGGTTAATCAGATTAGAGAAATAGCACCTGAAACGATGAAAATTGGCTTATCGACTACATCTGTAGAAGAAGCGATTGAAGCGGCACGTTTAGGAGTAGATTATATTGGAGTAGGACCAATTTTTCCAACGATGACAAAATCAGATGCTAAAGCGCCAATTAGTTTATCAGGCATTCAAAAGATTAGAAATGCTGTTTCAGATATTCCGATTGTTGCGATTGGTGGAATTGAGCTGACTGATGTAGTTTCTGTTAGAAAAGCAGGTGCAGATGGTGTTGCTGTTATTTCAGCAATTAGTTTAGCTGACGAACCCCAGTTAGCAGCTCAAGCATTTGTAAATTTGAGTGCTAATCAATAA
- a CDS encoding DUF4064 domain-containing protein produces the protein MLNRRIEIFLIIMGMAIFFFFGISGVTMINVHGDDEAALEIYEQFMQEEAAELENVPTYDEFVETLRTAGVITLVLAEAAGIVSILLLKNDKRPKVAGVLLLIVGIFVSSLQFIIALVGSVFFIIAAMMALFRKRKLA, from the coding sequence ATGCTTAATAGAAGAATTGAAATTTTCTTAATCATTATGGGGATGGCTATTTTCTTTTTCTTTGGTATTTCAGGAGTGACAATGATCAATGTTCATGGTGATGACGAGGCAGCACTTGAAATATACGAACAATTCATGCAAGAGGAAGCCGCTGAACTAGAAAATGTCCCAACCTACGACGAATTTGTTGAAACTTTGCGTACTGCAGGTGTTATTACGCTAGTGCTAGCTGAAGCTGCTGGAATTGTTAGCATACTATTATTAAAAAATGATAAACGACCAAAAGTGGCAGGTGTTCTTCTTTTAATAGTAGGTATATTCGTTAGTTCTCTTCAATTCATTATCGCCTTGGTTGGTAGTGTATTCTTTATCATTGCTGCGATGATGGCGTTATTCCGTAAACGGAAATTAGCTTAA